In Primulina eburnea isolate SZY01 chromosome 3, ASM2296580v1, whole genome shotgun sequence, one DNA window encodes the following:
- the LOC140827330 gene encoding tubby-like F-box protein 2 isoform X1, protein MPFKCTLRECLTGKNRVDEKGKQQTEQKRPIGLRSHHVTPEESSYSYPFVQQSPWANVPPELLHDIIVRVDANETTWPARRAVISCAAVCKSWREITMEAIRTPEECGLLTFPKSLKQPGPRDSPIQCFIRRERATSTYRLYLGLSPALISGDASKFLLGAKRIRKVTKTDFPISMSADDFSRSSNSYLGNLRFLSVLVLLMSDELVFGVVIKHIASCNRSNFFGSKFFIYDCLTLSNSEIPSNGRSRKRISTKKVSPRFCNIKVATISYELNVLRTRGPRRMHCTIHTIPVTEISTTSFHESKESIGEATEPLVLRKKTPRWHEQLQCWCLNFRGRVTVASVKNFQLVAAVESSQNVPVSEQEKVILQFGKIGKDIFTMDYQYPLSAFQDFAICLSSFDTKPACE, encoded by the exons ATGCCATTCAAGTGTACTTTAAGAGAGTGCCTCACTGGAAAAAATCGCGTAGATGAAAAAGGAAAGCAACAAACTGAGCAAAAGAGACCGATAGGCCTTAGAAGTCACCATGTTACCCCGGAGGAATCATCGTATTCTTATCCATTTGTACAACAAAGTCCATGGGCAAACGTGCCCCCCGAGTTGCTTCACGATATTATCGTCAGAGTAGATGCCAATGAGACCACTTGGCCGGCTAGAAGGGCCGTGATTTCTTGTGCAGCAGTCTGTAAATCGTGGAGGGAAATAACTATGGAGGCCATTAGGACTCCGGAGGAGTGTGGTTTACTCACCTTTCCCAAGTCACTCAAGCAG CCGGGACCAAGAGATTCTCCAATCCAATGCTTTATCAGAAGGGAAAGGGCGACTTCAACATATCGATTGTACCTTGGTTTGAGCCCCG CTCTTATTTCGGGGGATGCAAGTAAATTTTTGTTGGGTGCAAAAAGGATCCGGAAAGTAACAAAAACAGATTTTCCAATTTCGATGTCCGCAGATGATTTTTCTCGGAGCAGTAACAGCTATTTAGGGAATCTGAGGTTCCTTTCAGTTCTCGTTCTTCTCATGTCCGACGAATTAGTTTTTGGCGTTGTCATAAAACATATTGCTTCTTGTAACAGGTCCAACTTTTTTGGTTCCAAGTTTTTTATTTACGACTGTCTAACTCTATCCAACTCCGAAATCCCGTCTAATGGTCGGTCTCGAAAAAGAATTTCGACAAAGAAAGTATCGCCAAGGTTTTGCAACATTAAAGTGGCTACTATATCATATGAGCTCAACGTTCTTCGTACTAGAGGGCCAAGACGAATGCATTGCACCATTCACACGATCCCAGTTACAGAAATTTCTACTACCAGTTTTCATGAATCAAAGGAATCAATTGGTGAAGCTACAGAACCACTGGTTTTAAGAAAGAAAACACCAAGATGGCATGAACAACTGCAGTGTTGGTGCTTGAACTTCAGAGGGCGCGTAACTGTGGCTTCTGTCAAGAACTTTCAGCTTGTTGCTGCTGTTGAATCTTCACAGAATGTTCCAGTTTCCGAACAAGAGAAAGTGATCTTGCAATTTGGCAAAATAGGGAAAGATATATTTACAATGGATTATCAATATCCCCTTTCCGCCTTTCAGGACTTTGCAATCTGTTTAAGCAGCTTTGATACAAAACCAGCATGCGAGTAG
- the LOC140827330 gene encoding tubby-like F-box protein 2 isoform X2: MPFKCTLRECLTGKNRVDEKGKQQTEQKRPIGLRSHHVTPEESSYSYPFVQQSPWANVPPELLHDIIVRVDANETTWPARRAVISCAAVCKSWREITMEAIRTPEECGLLTFPKSLKQPGPRDSPIQCFIRRERATSTYRLYLGLSPALISGDASKFLLGAKRIRKVTKTDFPISMSADDFSRSSNSYLGNLRSNFFGSKFFIYDCLTLSNSEIPSNGRSRKRISTKKVSPRFCNIKVATISYELNVLRTRGPRRMHCTIHTIPVTEISTTSFHESKESIGEATEPLVLRKKTPRWHEQLQCWCLNFRGRVTVASVKNFQLVAAVESSQNVPVSEQEKVILQFGKIGKDIFTMDYQYPLSAFQDFAICLSSFDTKPACE, encoded by the exons ATGCCATTCAAGTGTACTTTAAGAGAGTGCCTCACTGGAAAAAATCGCGTAGATGAAAAAGGAAAGCAACAAACTGAGCAAAAGAGACCGATAGGCCTTAGAAGTCACCATGTTACCCCGGAGGAATCATCGTATTCTTATCCATTTGTACAACAAAGTCCATGGGCAAACGTGCCCCCCGAGTTGCTTCACGATATTATCGTCAGAGTAGATGCCAATGAGACCACTTGGCCGGCTAGAAGGGCCGTGATTTCTTGTGCAGCAGTCTGTAAATCGTGGAGGGAAATAACTATGGAGGCCATTAGGACTCCGGAGGAGTGTGGTTTACTCACCTTTCCCAAGTCACTCAAGCAG CCGGGACCAAGAGATTCTCCAATCCAATGCTTTATCAGAAGGGAAAGGGCGACTTCAACATATCGATTGTACCTTGGTTTGAGCCCCG CTCTTATTTCGGGGGATGCAAGTAAATTTTTGTTGGGTGCAAAAAGGATCCGGAAAGTAACAAAAACAGATTTTCCAATTTCGATGTCCGCAGATGATTTTTCTCGGAGCAGTAACAGCTATTTAGGGAATCTGAG GTCCAACTTTTTTGGTTCCAAGTTTTTTATTTACGACTGTCTAACTCTATCCAACTCCGAAATCCCGTCTAATGGTCGGTCTCGAAAAAGAATTTCGACAAAGAAAGTATCGCCAAGGTTTTGCAACATTAAAGTGGCTACTATATCATATGAGCTCAACGTTCTTCGTACTAGAGGGCCAAGACGAATGCATTGCACCATTCACACGATCCCAGTTACAGAAATTTCTACTACCAGTTTTCATGAATCAAAGGAATCAATTGGTGAAGCTACAGAACCACTGGTTTTAAGAAAGAAAACACCAAGATGGCATGAACAACTGCAGTGTTGGTGCTTGAACTTCAGAGGGCGCGTAACTGTGGCTTCTGTCAAGAACTTTCAGCTTGTTGCTGCTGTTGAATCTTCACAGAATGTTCCAGTTTCCGAACAAGAGAAAGTGATCTTGCAATTTGGCAAAATAGGGAAAGATATATTTACAATGGATTATCAATATCCCCTTTCCGCCTTTCAGGACTTTGCAATCTGTTTAAGCAGCTTTGATACAAAACCAGCATGCGAGTAG